From Triticum aestivum cultivar Chinese Spring chromosome 4A, IWGSC CS RefSeq v2.1, whole genome shotgun sequence, a single genomic window includes:
- the LOC123086150 gene encoding ATP-dependent DNA helicase At3g02060, chloroplastic isoform X5, whose translation MATLTPRAPPPNTHRHFLHRPPTLSPQLRLRLPVRRLRLASPVVAIATVTAAVPPDDISQLNNRLRALVRRRGVSSAATSPMDPAQAEAYLHMIREQQRLGLRQLRRHAAEPEYERDVGSNGEDEEEGGGRRKGMAARSSLGHRVDPRELEPGEYVVHKKVGVGKFVCISGEDGEDYVFIQYADAMAKLAVDQAARMLYRYNLPHEKKRPRNLSKLNDPSTWEKRRLKGKLAVQKMVVNLMELYLQRMRQRRPPYRKPEAMDQFASEFPYEPTPDQNQAFIDIENDLTERETPMDRLICGDVGFGKTEVAMRAIFIVVSTGYQAMVLAPTVILANQHYDVMSERFSNYPDIKVAIFSGAQSKDEKDELITKITNGHLQIIVGTHALLTERMAYNNLGLLVVDEEQKFGVQQKEKIASFKASIDVLTLSATPIPRTLYLALTGFRDASLMSTPPPERVAVKTYVSAFSRESALSAIKLELKRGGQVFYVVPRIKAIEDVLQFLKDSLPDVPMAIAHGKKVSKNIQLAMEKFSCGEIKILVCTHIIESGIDIPNANTMIVQYAELFGLAQLYQLRGRVGRSGREGFTYLFYTDKSLLSRIAMDRLGAIEEHSDLGQGFHVAEKDMGIRGIGSMFGRSISS comes from the exons ATGGCCACCCTCACCCCTCGTGCTCCACCACCAAATACCCACCGTCACTTCCTTCACCGACCACCGACCCTATCCCCCcagctccgcctccgcctccctgTTCGCCGCCTCCGCCTCGCTTCCCCGGTCGTGGCCATTGCCACGGTGACGGCCGCCGTGCCCCCCGACGACATCTCGCAGCTCAATAACCGTCTCCGCGCGCTCGTCCGCCGCCGCGGTGTCTCTTCCGCTGCCACATCTCCCATGGACCCCGCCCAGGCGGAGGCCTACCTCCACATGATCCGCGAGCAGCagcgcctcggcctccgccagctcCGCCGGCACGCGGCCGAACCGGAATACGAGAGAGACGTCGGAAGCAacggggaggacgaggaggagggtgGCGGAAGGAGGAAGGGGATGGCGGCCAGGAGCTCTTTGGGGCACCGTGTGGACCCGCGTGAGCTGGAGCCCGGCGAGTACGTCGTTCACAAGAAAGTCGGCGTCGGCAAGTTCGTCTGTATAAGCGGAGAGGACGGAGAGGACTACGTGTTCATTCAGTATGCGGACGCCATGGCGAAGCTTGCAGTCGACCAGGCAGCACGCATGCTCTACCGATACAACCT TCCTCATGAGAAAAAGAGGCCAAGGAATCTAAGCAAGCTGAATGATCCTTctacatgggagaagaggaggcTGAAAGGAAAGCTTGCTGTTCAGAAGATGGTGGTCAACTTGATGGAGTTATATTTACAAAGGATGAGGCAGAGAAGGCCGCCGTACCGAAAGCCTGAGGCGATGGATCAGTTTGCTTCTGAATTTCCTTACGAGCCTACCCCAGATCAAAACCAG GCTTTCATAGATATTGAGAATGATCTGACTGAAAGGGAAACACCAATGGACAGATTGATCTGTGGAGATGTCGGGTTTGGTAAAACGGAAGTTGCAATGCGTGCTATATTCATCGTTGTATCTACAGGATATCAAGCTATGGTTCTCGCACCAACTGTAATACTAGCCAATCAACACTATGACGTAATGTCTGAGCGTTTCTCCAACTATCCTGACATAAAGGTCGCCATATTCAGCGGTGCTCAG AGCAAGGATGAAAAGGATGAGCTAATAACCAAAATTACGAATGGGCATTTGCAAATAATTGTTGGAACTCATGCTCTTCTTACAGAACGGATGGCCTATAACAATCTTGGTCTCCTAGTGGTGGATGAGGAACAG AAGTTCGGTGTACAACAAAAGGAGAAGATTGCATCATTCAAAGCTTCTATTGATGTTCTTACCCTGTCCGCAACACCCATTCCACGAACTCTGTATCTTGCTTTAACCGGTTTCCGTGATGCAAG TTTAATGTCTACACCACCTCCGGAAAGAGTCGCTGTCAAGACCTATGTGTCAGCATTTAGTAGAGAAAGTGCTCTATCAGCTATCAAATTGGAGTTGAAGCGTGGCGGTCAAGTTTTCTATGTTGTTCCTCGAATAAAAG CCATAGAAGATGTATTGCAATTTCTCAAGGACTCTCTTCCAGATGTACCGATGGCTATTGCTCATGGAAAG AAAGTGTCAAAGAATATACAACTTGCTATGGAAAAGTTTTCTTGTGGGGAAATAAAGATTCTTGTATGCACACATATCATTGAAAGTGGAATAGATATTCCAAATGCCAACACAATGATAGTCCAGTATGCAGAACTATTTGGGCTCGCCCAGCTGTATCAG TTGCGAGGAAGAGTAGGAAGATCAGGCAGAGAGGGTTTCACATACCTCTTCTACACCGACAAGTCTTTGCTTTCCAGAATTGCCATG